A region from the Aphis gossypii isolate Hap1 chromosome 1, ASM2018417v2, whole genome shotgun sequence genome encodes:
- the LOC126548915 gene encoding uncharacterized protein LOC126548915: protein MNKCCIIKELKLKPENIDDTFWKKYIQKSEQAANKRLRPKMQHRRTESNGIESEPEKESEVESKIVRNVEDPDVCVNDSGVESPKSRQQMSVKRKKMSFEDNLLQMLEGRKVEDPVSSFLMSLAPQIRKLCQEKQNQIFIEFLQAIQRVSSTNPNQRLDTNQSVSAAVNAANPHQCSNYDTNLSQTITVPDSPLTTHLIKTEED, encoded by the exons TAAAAGAGCTTAAATTGAAACCGGAAAATATAGACGATACCTTCTGGaagaaatatatacaaaaatcagAGCAAGCTGCAAATAAACGTTTAAGACCAAAAATGCAACACAgaag GACTGAAAGTAATGGTATCGAGAGTGAACCGGAAAAGGAAAGTGAAGTTGAATCAAAAATAGTGAGGAATGTGGAAGATCCTGATGTTTGTGTAAACGACTCTGGAGTAGAGTCACCAAAATCCCGACAACAAATGTctgtcaaaagaaaaaaaatgtcttttgaagacaatttattacaaatgctGGAAGGTCGAAAAGTTGAAGATCCAGTATCTTCTTTTCTTATGTCGTTGGCGCCACAAATTAGAAAGTTATgtcaagaaaaacaaaatcaaatttttattgaattcttgCAGGCCATACAAAGAGTTTCTTCTACAAATCCTAAccaaa GACTAGATACTAACCAATCGGTATCTGCAGCTGTAAATGCTGCCAATCCACATCAGTGCTCtaattatgatacaaatttGTCTCAAACAATAACTGTTCCTGATTCTCCATTGACTACACACTTAATCAAGACTGAAGAAGACTAA
- the LOC114122163 gene encoding farnesol dehydrogenase-like → MEKWNGKVAVVTGASSGIGEETCRQLVEKGMIVVGFARREDKLQVIEKDLKGKLGKFYYLKVDLCSEENILEAFSWVKKTLKSVDVLINNAGVSKHSDLLGNTNDWKQMFDTNVIGANICSREAIKIMEEMQIKEGHIININSIAGHYLFPFMKDISVYTATKHSVTTITECLRELMGMKNLPIRVTSISPGPVETEMTGHLSKLESVKMLKSIDIAEAIIYALSAPQRVNVSEIIIRPTSENTLSFVKFIAQI, encoded by the exons ATGGAAAAGTGGAATGGAAAAGTAGCTGTAGTAACGGGTGCTTCTTCTGGGATTGGAGAGGAGACTTGTAGGCAACTAGTTGAAAAGGGAATGATTGTTGTTGGTTTTGCTAGAAGAGAAGATAAACTTCAG gtgatagaaaaagatttaaaagGAAAACTGggtaaattttattaccttaAAGTTGATTTGTGTTCGGAAGAAAACATTTTGGAAGCTTTTAGTTgggtaaaaaaaacattgaaatcaGTTgatgtacttattaataatgcaGGTGTCTCGAAACACAGTGATTTGTTAG GAAACACAAATGATTGGAAACAAATGTTTGACACTAATGTCATAGGTGCTAATATTTGCAGCAGAGAGGCCATAAAAATCATGGAGGAAATGCAAATCAAAGAAGgtcacataataaatattaacag caTTGCAGGTCATTACCTATTTCCATTCATGAAAGATATTTCAGTTTATACCGCTACCAAACATAGTGTCACTACAATTACAGAATGTTTAAGAGAATTAATGGGCATGAAAAATTTGCCCATTAGAGTCAcg agtaTAAGTCCGGGTCCAGTAGAAACCGAAATGACTGGACATTTAAGTAAATTGGAAAGCGTGAAAATGTTGAAATCGATTGACATTGCTGAAGCTATCATATACGCGTTGAGTGCACCACAGCGTGTTAAC gTCTCCGAAATCATCATAAGGCCAACTAGCGAGAATACATTATCTTTTGTGAAGTTTATTGCACAGATATAA
- the LOC114122182 gene encoding histone-binding protein RBBP4 — MGDKEGDTFDEAVEERVINEEYKIWKKNTPFLYDLVMTHALEWPSLTAQWLPDVTRPEGKEYSIHRLILGTHTSDEQNHLLIASVQLPNEDAQFDSSHYDGEKQEYGGFGSVSGKIEIEIKINHEGEVNRARYMPQNPCVIATKTPSSDVLVFDYTKHPSKPDPNGECQPDLRLRGHQKEGYGLSWNPNLNGYLLSASDDHTICLWDINATPKEHRVVEAKTIFTGHTAVVEDVAWHLLHESLFGSVADDQKLMIWDTRANNTSKPSHTVDAHTAEVNCLSFNPYSEFILATGSADKTVALWDLRNLKLKLHSFESHKDEIFQVQWSPHNETILASSGTDRRLHVWDLSKIGEEQSPEDADDGPPELLFIHGGHTAKISDFSWNPNEPWVICSVSEDNIMQVWQMAENIYNDEEPDASSPEVDAPVP, encoded by the exons ATGGGTGACAAGGAAGGTG ATACGTTCGATGAGGCTGTCGAGGAGCGTGTCATCAATGAAGAATACAAGATATGGAAGAAGAACACACCGTTCTTGTACGACTTGGTCATGACTCACGCTCTTGAGTGGCCTTCGCTCACTGCTCAATGGCTCCCGGACGTTACTCG CCCGGAAGGTAAAGAGTATTCTATTCATCGTTTAATACTTGGTACTCATACCTCAGATGAAcagaatcatttattaattgctAGTGTTCAGTTACCAAATGAAGATGCTCAATTTGATTCTTCTCATTACGATGGAGAAAAACAag aatatggTGGATTTGGTTCTGTAAGtggtaaaattgaaattgaaattaaaattaaccatGAAGGTGAGGTTAACCGTGCTCGTTACATGCCTCAAAATCCATGTGTGATTGCTACCAAAACACCATCAAGCGACGTATTAGTATTTGATTATACCAAACATCCATCAAAGCCTGATCCAAATGGAGAATGTCAACCGGAtttaag attaagaGGTCATCAAAAAGAAGGATATGGCTTATCATGGAATCCTAACTTAAACGGATATTTGTTAAGTGCATCTGACGATCATACCATATGTCTGTGGGATATTAATGCTACTCCCAAAGAACATAGAGTTGTTGAagctaaaacaatatttactgGACATACCGCTGTTGTTGAA gatgTCGCTTGGCATTTATTACATGAATCATTATTTGGTTCTGTTGCTGATGATCAAAAACTCATGATTTGGGATACACGTGCCAACAATACTAGCAAACCATCACACACTGTTGATGCTCATACTGCTGAAGTTAACTGTTTATCATTTAATCCATACTCAGAATTCATTTTAGCTACTGGAAGTGCTGATAAA ACTGTAGCCTTATGGGATTTAAGAAATCTAAAATTGAAGTTGCATTCCTTTGAATCACATAAAGATGAAATATTCCAAGTACAATGGTCACCACATAATGAGACTATATTAGCATCTAGTGGTACAGATAGACGTTTACATGTTTGGGATTTGAGTAAAATTGGTGAAGAACAGTCACCAGAAGATGCCGATGATGGCCCCCCTGAACttttg ttcATCCATGGTGGCCATACTGCTAAAATATCAGACTTTTCTTGGAATCCCAATGAGCCGTGGGTTATATGTTCAGTTTCTgaggataatattatgcag GTATGGCAAATggctgaaaatatttataatgatgaaGAACCAGACGCTAGCAGTCCTGAAGTAGACGCACCTGTTCCTTAA
- the LOC114122183 gene encoding macoilin-1 isoform X1 — translation MKRRNGDCGKSRKALKRNKSATEGIYWRYIFAIGSVHYLKLFGIWLVLILLDYLLHFRFEYVWPFWLLFHKIVEGIKHQGFVYTMFFVCIALTSDMVCFFFIPVHWLLFVASTYFWVQYIYQAEKCVSWPVVTLLVLYIYVEAYIRLNNPDHIPYKLVLCKPLAANCIGYPVVTLCFGFKSYLSHKLRQKQQQRVSKENEFYQNLLLDALPFDRITGSIIPSQENDDGEIWLESICEVPAEENDIHSNKVISNGSVPHKKPEKQDTICTEIPNKKIVTNDKLICNSNQENHVNKETEKNKRVTPKASSTKNNNHLRCSNQNSSTKESTKAKGTSPLRLEKPLIVDPKDIYCETLENELKRLKSELHTCSQTEKELRNQLNSALNENSNTSHDLTRLKQEHEDTKSKIINLVVTHQNDRQMVSQLEKRLSDEKRQRILCESQLVTERRQLKKVEELAASRLSALSTKPECTESCKVRRRELESEAKALRKELRIKDEQYVAAQKEVNDLQPYKQSQDKIDFVMSALSTLKDKNAHLEHSLSAETRIKLDLFSALGEAKRQLEIKINKISSQEKEIEELKSKMAQTLVMTPPNNSYHMVNSVGGSPTMRFGGSNSPQSSLDPNATIYTPKKSSHLVTEA, via the exons ATGAAGAGAAGGAATGGCGATTGTGGAAAATCTCGAAAGGCCTTGAAAAGAAACAAATCCGCCACCGAAGGGATCTATTGGAGGTACATTTTCGCTATCGG TTCCGTACATTATTTGAAACTGTTCGGAATTTGGCTCGTTCTTATACTACTTGATTATTTGCTACACTTTCGATTTGAATACGTTTGGCCATTTTGGCTTCTGTTTCACAAAATTGTTGAAGGAATTAAACATCAAGGAttt gtttatacaatgttttttgtttgcaTTGCATTAACATCAGACATGGTGTGCTTTTTCTTCATACCTGTACATTGGTTGCTGTTTGTTGCTAGTACATATTTTTgggtacaatatatttaccaaGCAG AAAAATGTGTTTCTTGGCCAGTGGTAACTTTATTAGTCTTGTACATTTATGTGGAGGCTTATATCCGACTGAATAACCCTGACCATATTCCTTATAAATTGGTTTTGTGTAAACCTTTAGCTGCTAACTG tatTGGATACCCTGTGGTTACACTATGTTTTGGTTTCAAAAGTTACTTAAGTCATAAATTGAGACAA aaacaACAACAAAGGGTATCTAAGGAAAATGAGTTTTatcaaaacttattattagatGCTTTGCCATTTGATAGAATAACCGGCTCCATTATACCTAGTCAAGAAAATGATGATGGag AAATATGGTTAGAATCAATTTGCGAGGTACCTGCAGAAGAAAATgatatacatagtaataaaGTTATATCTAATGGTAGTGTTCCGCATAAGAAACCTGAAAAACAAGATACTATATGTACTgagatacctaataaaaaaatagtaactaatgataaattaat atgtAATAGTAATCAAGAAAATCATGTAAATAaagaaacagaaaaaaataaaagggtGACCCCTAAAGCGTcatcaactaaaaataataatcatctaAGGTGTAGTAATCAAAACTCAAGCACAAAAGAATCTACTAAAGCGAAAGGCACTTCACCACTAAGACTAGAAAAGCCTTTAATTGTTGATCCTAAAGACATATATTGTGAAAC ATTGGAAAATGAGTTAAAAAGGCTTAAATCTGAACTTCATACGTGTAGTCAGACAGAAAAAGAACTGAGAAATCAGTTAAATTCAGCTTTGaatgaaaattcaaatacatcACATGATTTGACAAGGCTGAAGCAAGAACACGAAGATACTAAAtcgaa GATTATCAATTTGGTAGTAACTCATCAAAATGATAGACAGATGGTGTCTCAACTTGAAAAACGTTTGTCAGATGAAAAACGACAAAGGATTTTATGTGAGTCCCAATTGGTCACAGAAAGAcgacaattaaaaaaagttgaagaGCTTGCTGCTTCTAGATTATCAGCTTTATCtacaaa accaGAATGTACAGAAAGCTGTAAGGTTAGACGCAGGGAGCTTGAAAGTGAAGCTAAAGCATTACGCAAAGAACTTAGGATAAAAGATGAGCAATATGTGGCGGCCCAAAAAGAAGTCAat gACCTTCAACCATACAAACAAAGTCAAGATAAAATTGACTTTGTTATGTCTGCGTTGTCAACATTGAAAGACAAAAACGCTCACTTAGAACACAGTCTGAGCGCGGAAACGCGCATTAAACTTGATCTGTTTTCAGCATTAGGCGAAGCCAAGAGACAgctagaaattaaaatta ataaaatttcGTCTCAAGAAAAAGAGATTGAAGAACTTAAGTCTAAAATGGCTCAGACATTGGTAATGACTCCGCCAAATAATTCATACCATATGGTAAACTCTGTTGGCGGATCGCCAACAATGAGGTTTGGTGGTAGTAATTCACCTCAGTCTAGCCTTGATCCAAATGCCACTATATATACACCTAAGAAAAGTTCACACTTAGTCACTGAagcttaa
- the LOC114122183 gene encoding macoilin-1 isoform X2, whose amino-acid sequence MKRRNGDCGKSRKALKRNKSATEGIYWSSVHYLKLFGIWLVLILLDYLLHFRFEYVWPFWLLFHKIVEGIKHQGFVYTMFFVCIALTSDMVCFFFIPVHWLLFVASTYFWVQYIYQAEKCVSWPVVTLLVLYIYVEAYIRLNNPDHIPYKLVLCKPLAANCIGYPVVTLCFGFKSYLSHKLRQKQQQRVSKENEFYQNLLLDALPFDRITGSIIPSQENDDGEIWLESICEVPAEENDIHSNKVISNGSVPHKKPEKQDTICTEIPNKKIVTNDKLICNSNQENHVNKETEKNKRVTPKASSTKNNNHLRCSNQNSSTKESTKAKGTSPLRLEKPLIVDPKDIYCETLENELKRLKSELHTCSQTEKELRNQLNSALNENSNTSHDLTRLKQEHEDTKSKIINLVVTHQNDRQMVSQLEKRLSDEKRQRILCESQLVTERRQLKKVEELAASRLSALSTKPECTESCKVRRRELESEAKALRKELRIKDEQYVAAQKEVNDLQPYKQSQDKIDFVMSALSTLKDKNAHLEHSLSAETRIKLDLFSALGEAKRQLEIKINKISSQEKEIEELKSKMAQTLVMTPPNNSYHMVNSVGGSPTMRFGGSNSPQSSLDPNATIYTPKKSSHLVTEA is encoded by the exons ATGAAGAGAAGGAATGGCGATTGTGGAAAATCTCGAAAGGCCTTGAAAAGAAACAAATCCGCCACCGAAGGGATCTATTGGAG TTCCGTACATTATTTGAAACTGTTCGGAATTTGGCTCGTTCTTATACTACTTGATTATTTGCTACACTTTCGATTTGAATACGTTTGGCCATTTTGGCTTCTGTTTCACAAAATTGTTGAAGGAATTAAACATCAAGGAttt gtttatacaatgttttttgtttgcaTTGCATTAACATCAGACATGGTGTGCTTTTTCTTCATACCTGTACATTGGTTGCTGTTTGTTGCTAGTACATATTTTTgggtacaatatatttaccaaGCAG AAAAATGTGTTTCTTGGCCAGTGGTAACTTTATTAGTCTTGTACATTTATGTGGAGGCTTATATCCGACTGAATAACCCTGACCATATTCCTTATAAATTGGTTTTGTGTAAACCTTTAGCTGCTAACTG tatTGGATACCCTGTGGTTACACTATGTTTTGGTTTCAAAAGTTACTTAAGTCATAAATTGAGACAA aaacaACAACAAAGGGTATCTAAGGAAAATGAGTTTTatcaaaacttattattagatGCTTTGCCATTTGATAGAATAACCGGCTCCATTATACCTAGTCAAGAAAATGATGATGGag AAATATGGTTAGAATCAATTTGCGAGGTACCTGCAGAAGAAAATgatatacatagtaataaaGTTATATCTAATGGTAGTGTTCCGCATAAGAAACCTGAAAAACAAGATACTATATGTACTgagatacctaataaaaaaatagtaactaatgataaattaat atgtAATAGTAATCAAGAAAATCATGTAAATAaagaaacagaaaaaaataaaagggtGACCCCTAAAGCGTcatcaactaaaaataataatcatctaAGGTGTAGTAATCAAAACTCAAGCACAAAAGAATCTACTAAAGCGAAAGGCACTTCACCACTAAGACTAGAAAAGCCTTTAATTGTTGATCCTAAAGACATATATTGTGAAAC ATTGGAAAATGAGTTAAAAAGGCTTAAATCTGAACTTCATACGTGTAGTCAGACAGAAAAAGAACTGAGAAATCAGTTAAATTCAGCTTTGaatgaaaattcaaatacatcACATGATTTGACAAGGCTGAAGCAAGAACACGAAGATACTAAAtcgaa GATTATCAATTTGGTAGTAACTCATCAAAATGATAGACAGATGGTGTCTCAACTTGAAAAACGTTTGTCAGATGAAAAACGACAAAGGATTTTATGTGAGTCCCAATTGGTCACAGAAAGAcgacaattaaaaaaagttgaagaGCTTGCTGCTTCTAGATTATCAGCTTTATCtacaaa accaGAATGTACAGAAAGCTGTAAGGTTAGACGCAGGGAGCTTGAAAGTGAAGCTAAAGCATTACGCAAAGAACTTAGGATAAAAGATGAGCAATATGTGGCGGCCCAAAAAGAAGTCAat gACCTTCAACCATACAAACAAAGTCAAGATAAAATTGACTTTGTTATGTCTGCGTTGTCAACATTGAAAGACAAAAACGCTCACTTAGAACACAGTCTGAGCGCGGAAACGCGCATTAAACTTGATCTGTTTTCAGCATTAGGCGAAGCCAAGAGACAgctagaaattaaaatta ataaaatttcGTCTCAAGAAAAAGAGATTGAAGAACTTAAGTCTAAAATGGCTCAGACATTGGTAATGACTCCGCCAAATAATTCATACCATATGGTAAACTCTGTTGGCGGATCGCCAACAATGAGGTTTGGTGGTAGTAATTCACCTCAGTCTAGCCTTGATCCAAATGCCACTATATATACACCTAAGAAAAGTTCACACTTAGTCACTGAagcttaa